One Natronomonas moolapensis 8.8.11 genomic region harbors:
- a CDS encoding 6-pyruvoyl trahydropterin synthase family protein, protein MYSTTVSTDFVAQHYLTVPNPGPEGVPHSHHFEIEVTFRGPELNEYDYLVDIDDAEAALSEVADRYRDELLNDRRAFEGSNPSVERFARVVFERVADVVTDGTVTELAVTVWEDDTAAATYDASV, encoded by the coding sequence ATGTACTCGACGACGGTGTCGACGGACTTCGTCGCACAACACTATCTCACCGTCCCGAATCCTGGTCCGGAGGGCGTGCCGCACTCACATCACTTCGAGATCGAGGTGACGTTCCGCGGCCCGGAGCTGAACGAGTACGACTACCTCGTCGACATCGACGACGCCGAAGCGGCGCTTTCGGAGGTGGCGGACCGCTACCGCGACGAACTGCTCAACGACCGCCGGGCGTTCGAGGGGTCCAACCCCAGCGTCGAGCGCTTCGCCCGGGTCGTCTTCGAGCGCGTGGCCGACGTGGTGACCGACGGCACGGTGACGGAACTCGCCGTGACCGTCTGGGAGGACGACACCGCGGCCGCCACCTACGACGCGTCGGTATGA
- a CDS encoding zinc-binding dehydrogenase, giving the protein MTRRAVCFTGPESVEVRTEPVPEPGAEEVLVRTERSGVSPGTEMLLYRNEVPSEMRADETIEALEGTFSYPLRYGYAAVGRIAAVGEAVGEEWLDRRVFAFNPHESHFVADPTALIPIALAPERAIFVPSVETAINLVMDARPRIGARVVVFGQGPVGLLTTAVLSAFPLAELITVERLESRRALSESFGADRSVRPSELEAALADASGDGADITIELSGNPTALDDAVDATGYAGQVIVGSWYGTKDVTLDLGETYHRSHLRMRSSQVSRIDPDHAGRWDKDRRMDLVRSWLRENDPTAMLTHEFGVESAADAYRLLEERPDEAVQIAFDYR; this is encoded by the coding sequence ATGACCCGCCGGGCGGTGTGTTTTACCGGGCCGGAGTCGGTCGAGGTCCGCACGGAACCGGTCCCCGAACCGGGGGCAGAGGAAGTGTTGGTACGCACGGAGCGCTCGGGCGTCAGCCCCGGCACCGAGATGTTGCTGTACCGAAACGAAGTGCCCTCCGAGATGCGGGCCGACGAAACTATCGAGGCGCTCGAGGGGACCTTCTCGTATCCGCTCCGATACGGGTACGCCGCGGTCGGCCGGATCGCGGCTGTCGGCGAAGCGGTCGGCGAGGAGTGGCTCGACCGCCGGGTGTTCGCGTTCAACCCCCACGAGAGCCACTTCGTCGCCGATCCGACGGCGCTGATTCCGATCGCGCTCGCGCCCGAACGGGCGATCTTCGTTCCCAGCGTCGAGACGGCGATCAACCTCGTCATGGACGCCCGCCCCCGCATCGGGGCGCGCGTCGTCGTGTTCGGTCAGGGGCCGGTCGGTCTGTTGACGACGGCGGTGCTCTCGGCGTTCCCGCTGGCCGAACTCATCACCGTCGAGCGACTCGAATCCCGACGGGCGCTCTCGGAGTCGTTCGGCGCCGACCGCTCCGTCCGACCGTCGGAGCTGGAGGCGGCTCTCGCGGACGCGTCCGGAGACGGGGCCGACATCACGATCGAACTCTCCGGGAACCCGACAGCGCTCGACGACGCCGTCGACGCCACCGGATACGCGGGCCAAGTCATCGTCGGATCGTGGTACGGCACCAAGGACGTGACGCTCGACCTCGGCGAGACGTACCACCGGAGCCACCTCAGAATGCGAAGCAGCCAGGTGAGCCGGATCGACCCCGACCACGCCGGCCGGTGGGACAAGGATCGCCGGATGGATCTCGTTCGGTCGTGGCTGCGCGAGAACGATCCCACGGCGATGCTCACCCACGAGTTCGGCGTCGAGAGTGCGGCCGACGCGTATCGGCTCCTCGAGGAGCGGCCCGACGAGGCCGTTCAGATCGCGTTCGACTACCGATGA
- a CDS encoding CDP-alcohol phosphatidyltransferase family protein produces MTDFGRDRPVHPGLGIGLPLLAAVSLAAALHWALPSGPTGRWGLSPAVVAGLCWAGQLWYVGYSLDSTRPADGIRCLFGLANAMTLLRGTLYAVAAGFAVLPPDTGLAWVPALCYGAGVVLDKLDGVVARSVGRETDLGERLDVAFDTFGFVAAPVVAVSWGLLPAWYLSISVARYVFVGGVRWRRLRGRPVFDRPDSDLGKYLAGLQMAFLTVALLPAAPTGLVRAVAPVALAPSLAVFARDYLAVSGRLCGRARSQN; encoded by the coding sequence ATGACCGATTTCGGACGTGACCGTCCGGTACACCCCGGGCTGGGGATCGGACTCCCGCTGCTCGCCGCCGTCTCGCTCGCGGCCGCGCTCCACTGGGCGCTCCCGTCCGGGCCGACGGGTCGGTGGGGGCTCTCTCCGGCGGTCGTCGCCGGACTCTGCTGGGCGGGGCAACTCTGGTACGTGGGGTACAGCCTCGATTCGACGCGGCCGGCCGACGGCATTCGGTGTCTGTTCGGCCTGGCGAACGCGATGACACTGCTTCGGGGGACGCTCTACGCGGTCGCAGCCGGATTCGCCGTCTTGCCGCCCGATACCGGCCTCGCGTGGGTGCCGGCGCTGTGTTACGGCGCCGGGGTCGTCCTCGACAAACTCGACGGCGTCGTCGCCCGAAGCGTCGGCCGCGAGACTGACCTCGGCGAGCGTCTCGACGTGGCTTTCGACACCTTCGGGTTCGTCGCCGCCCCGGTCGTGGCGGTGTCGTGGGGGCTGTTGCCCGCTTGGTACCTCTCGATATCGGTGGCCCGTTACGTCTTCGTGGGCGGGGTCCGCTGGCGGCGGTTGCGCGGGCGGCCGGTGTTCGACCGCCCCGACAGCGATCTCGGCAAGTACCTCGCCGGGCTCCAGATGGCGTTTCTCACGGTTGCGCTCCTCCCTGCGGCGCCGACCGGCCTCGTCCGTGCCGTCGCGCCGGTCGCCCTCGCGCCGTCGCTCGCCGTGTTCGCGCGGGACTACCTCGCCGTCAGCGGCCGGCTCTGCGGGCGCGCTCGCAGCCAGAATTAA
- a CDS encoding methyltransferase domain-containing protein: MRDDFRRYLRAKRTVDDRALDRRLVGLLREQLAKRADAREGPLRVLEVGAGIGTMPARLLEWDVLPPGAVRYVALDVDADSVEFVEPYLRSWAADRQASVSGGGPIEIERAGRRVELEAIAAEAVAYAEQAAGRFDAVVGAALLDVLGVDGLETLLGALAPGGLCYFPITFDGGTRFRPGHPTDPEIERYYHEHMDAKPGGSSRAGGDVLERLRATDDARVLGAAGSDWVVRPVDGEYPADEAYFLRCILDTVEAAVDEVAGESFRVDLEGWLDRRREQLEAAELLYLTHQLDVLGRVDTPGR, encoded by the coding sequence GTGAGAGACGATTTTCGGCGGTACCTCCGGGCAAAGCGCACCGTCGACGACCGCGCGCTCGACCGTCGTCTCGTCGGACTGCTCCGCGAGCAACTGGCCAAGCGGGCCGACGCCCGCGAGGGGCCGCTCCGCGTCCTCGAGGTCGGGGCGGGGATCGGGACGATGCCCGCCCGCCTCCTCGAGTGGGACGTGTTGCCGCCGGGGGCGGTCCGATACGTGGCCCTCGACGTCGACGCCGACAGCGTCGAGTTCGTCGAACCGTACCTGCGGTCGTGGGCCGCCGACCGTCAGGCGTCGGTGTCCGGCGGCGGGCCGATCGAAATCGAGCGGGCGGGCCGACGCGTCGAGCTCGAAGCGATCGCAGCCGAAGCCGTCGCTTACGCCGAGCAGGCGGCAGGTCGGTTCGACGCCGTCGTCGGCGCGGCACTGTTGGACGTGCTCGGAGTGGACGGACTCGAGACGCTGCTCGGCGCGCTCGCGCCGGGGGGGCTCTGTTACTTTCCGATCACCTTCGACGGGGGGACCCGCTTCCGTCCGGGCCACCCGACAGACCCGGAGATAGAGCGGTACTACCACGAGCACATGGACGCGAAGCCGGGGGGAAGCAGCCGGGCCGGCGGCGACGTCCTCGAACGGCTCCGGGCGACCGACGACGCACGGGTCCTCGGCGCGGCCGGCTCCGATTGGGTCGTCCGCCCGGTCGACGGCGAGTACCCCGCCGACGAGGCGTATTTCCTCCGGTGTATTCTCGATACCGTCGAGGCGGCCGTCGACGAGGTGGCCGGGGAGTCGTTCCGGGTCGACCTCGAGGGGTGGCTCGATCGGCGGCGCGAGCAACTCGAGGCCGCCGAGTTGCTGTATCTCACCCACCAACTCGACGTGTTGGGGCGGGTCGATACCCCCGGTCGATAG
- a CDS encoding aldo/keto reductase has translation MNCLFVGAGAIAPEYTAGLAASSLSVAGVCDLDGDRAAALADECGCPSFTDLDRALEVVEAPLVVNLTGHAAHASVTRTALAADRHVYSQKPLALDADAAAGLVATARRRGLALGCAPGTPRAPAQRRARRLLADGRLGPVGLASAHAHVGRVTDWHDDPESFLEVGPLYDGAVYPLALLVSWFGPVERVRVADRLDVWPDRETRRPSTPSHVEATLAFESGPTVRLTASLYVPHRSREFYGLELHGDDGSLYLRGTGAMETDLDDVQFGRVGRGYTNAPPVSPGRRYRYVDPVERLAASVAEGSPSRSGGRRGAHVVAVCNAIEAAAEGGGPVTVPDHGAERAPVPNPVVRPPERDARPPGAAEADDSAATATATTGAQSLRLPPIGFGCSRYRDGEYVDRIDSIATALDAGYRLLDSAELYGNEHRIGDVLAAPGAPDREGVFLVGKAWRTNHRREHLLEACAGSRSELGIDAFDCYTLHWPSALVHRGELSRLAEKPIEKQEAHTFPTDSDGTLETADVPLVAAWRNLEATYDRGWARTLGICNVSRAELETVLETGTVPPAIVQIERHPYRPQTDLVSVCHDRGIRILAHSPLSAPGLLEEPVLERIGAERGLSPAGVVVAWNVTNGVVPIPSSTTSEHVVSNLAAAATRLRPEECARIEALRDPAFER, from the coding sequence GTGAACTGCCTGTTCGTGGGGGCGGGTGCCATCGCTCCCGAGTACACCGCCGGCCTGGCGGCGAGTTCGCTCTCCGTGGCCGGCGTCTGTGACCTCGACGGCGACCGCGCCGCGGCGCTGGCCGACGAGTGTGGCTGTCCGTCTTTTACCGATCTCGACCGGGCGCTCGAGGTGGTCGAGGCCCCGCTAGTGGTGAACCTGACCGGCCACGCCGCCCACGCGTCGGTGACGCGGACGGCCCTGGCGGCTGACCGACACGTCTACTCACAGAAGCCACTGGCGCTCGACGCCGACGCCGCCGCGGGACTGGTAGCGACGGCCCGGCGGCGCGGGTTGGCGCTCGGCTGTGCTCCCGGAACCCCGCGAGCGCCCGCACAGCGCCGGGCGCGGCGGCTCCTCGCGGACGGCCGGCTCGGCCCCGTCGGATTGGCGTCCGCCCACGCCCACGTCGGCCGCGTCACCGACTGGCACGACGACCCCGAGTCCTTTCTGGAGGTCGGCCCGCTGTACGACGGGGCGGTCTACCCACTTGCGCTCCTCGTCTCGTGGTTCGGCCCCGTCGAGCGCGTCCGCGTCGCCGACCGACTCGACGTCTGGCCCGACCGCGAGACGAGGCGCCCCTCGACCCCGAGCCACGTCGAGGCGACGCTGGCGTTCGAGTCGGGACCGACCGTCCGTCTCACCGCCAGTCTCTACGTCCCACACCGCAGCCGGGAGTTCTACGGGCTAGAGCTACACGGCGACGACGGGTCGCTGTACCTCCGGGGGACCGGCGCGATGGAAACCGACCTCGACGACGTCCAGTTCGGCCGGGTCGGCCGGGGGTACACGAACGCCCCGCCGGTGTCGCCCGGACGCCGGTACCGGTACGTCGATCCGGTCGAGCGCCTCGCCGCGAGCGTCGCCGAGGGGAGTCCGTCTCGATCCGGGGGCCGCCGCGGCGCCCACGTCGTCGCCGTCTGCAACGCGATCGAGGCGGCCGCCGAGGGCGGGGGACCGGTCACCGTCCCGGATCATGGGGCCGAACGCGCTCCGGTCCCGAACCCGGTCGTCCGACCGCCGGAGCGCGACGCCCGCCCGCCGGGCGCGGCGGAAGCGGACGACAGCGCCGCGACCGCGACCGCGACCACGGGGGCGCAGTCGCTCAGGCTCCCGCCGATCGGGTTCGGCTGTTCGCGCTACCGCGACGGTGAGTACGTCGACCGGATCGACTCGATCGCGACCGCCCTCGATGCCGGCTACCGGCTTCTCGACTCCGCGGAACTGTACGGCAACGAACACCGGATCGGAGACGTGCTCGCCGCGCCAGGGGCCCCCGACCGCGAGGGGGTCTTTCTCGTCGGCAAGGCCTGGCGCACGAACCACCGCCGCGAGCACCTGCTCGAGGCGTGTGCGGGCAGTCGATCCGAACTCGGGATCGACGCCTTCGATTGTTATACGCTGCATTGGCCCTCGGCGCTCGTCCACCGCGGCGAACTCTCCCGGCTCGCCGAGAAGCCGATCGAAAAACAGGAAGCGCACACCTTTCCGACGGACAGCGACGGGACTCTCGAGACGGCCGACGTCCCGCTGGTGGCGGCCTGGCGGAACCTCGAGGCGACGTACGACCGCGGTTGGGCGCGGACTCTCGGGATCTGTAACGTCTCGCGGGCGGAGCTGGAGACGGTCCTCGAGACCGGGACCGTCCCGCCGGCGATCGTCCAGATCGAACGCCACCCGTACAGACCGCAGACGGATCTCGTCTCCGTCTGTCACGACCGGGGCATCCGGATCCTCGCGCACTCGCCGCTGTCGGCGCCCGGCCTCCTCGAGGAACCCGTCTTAGAACGGATCGGCGCCGAACGCGGGCTCTCGCCCGCGGGGGTCGTCGTCGCGTGGAACGTCACGAACGGCGTCGTCCCGATCCCCTCCAGCACCACCTCCGAGCACGTCGTCTCGAACCTGGCCGCGGCCGCGACCCGGCTGCGTCCCGAGGAGTGTGCGCGGATCGAAGCGCTCCGCGACCCAGCGTTCGAGCGTTGA
- the tatC gene encoding twin-arginine translocase subunit TatC, translating into MAETADGSYDADDGLVGEGPESDEEMPLADHIEEMVYRLGIVLVVMAIISGIVFPFGERIINFLWYSVLPGGDIARPRVYHPLGLILARLKVATLAGFVVGLPVFVYQTYLFMRPGLYPAERRYYLASVPASLVLGVFGVLFAYFLVLPAIFTYFLTYSQDAAVIAFGLTDTFDLIVLMMGLFAAVFQIPLFVMLAIMMGLTTRAWLAAKRLYFWGAFLGIAFLFSPDPTGMAPILVAGTMIGLFEATLFALRWVKRSP; encoded by the coding sequence ATGGCAGAGACCGCCGACGGGAGCTACGACGCCGACGACGGGCTGGTCGGCGAGGGACCCGAAAGCGACGAGGAGATGCCGCTTGCGGACCACATCGAGGAGATGGTCTATCGGCTCGGCATCGTCCTCGTCGTGATGGCGATCATCTCGGGGATCGTCTTTCCGTTCGGCGAGCGGATCATCAACTTCCTGTGGTACTCCGTCCTCCCCGGCGGGGACATCGCCCGCCCCCGGGTGTATCACCCTCTCGGGCTCATTCTCGCGCGATTGAAAGTCGCGACGCTCGCGGGGTTCGTCGTCGGTCTCCCGGTCTTCGTCTACCAGACGTACCTGTTCATGCGCCCGGGACTCTATCCGGCGGAGCGCCGCTACTACCTCGCCTCCGTGCCGGCGAGTCTCGTGTTGGGCGTCTTCGGGGTGCTGTTCGCGTACTTTCTCGTCCTGCCGGCGATCTTCACGTACTTTTTGACCTATTCTCAAGACGCCGCCGTGATCGCCTTCGGGCTGACGGACACGTTCGACCTCATCGTGTTGATGATGGGGCTGTTCGCGGCCGTCTTCCAGATCCCGCTGTTCGTGATGCTCGCGATCATGATGGGGCTGACGACCCGCGCGTGGCTGGCCGCAAAACGGCTGTACTTCTGGGGGGCGTTCCTCGGCATCGCGTTCCTCTTCAGCCCCGACCCGACGGGGATGGCCCCGATACTGGTCGCCGGGACGATGATCGGGCTCTTCGAGGCGACGCTGTTCGCCCTCCGGTGGGTCAAGCGGTCGCCGTAG
- a CDS encoding glycosyltransferase family 4 protein — MNVGLTLYGGLERRSGGFRYDRKLVEGLRRAGDTVDVVELPWRRYGRGLLDNASRRLRDRLRVDVDVMLQDELAHPSLVRTNRHLPYPVVSVVHHLRASESRRLSPLYRAIERRYLGTVDGVVCNSSATETVVAGLGVDTDATVVAPPAGDRFDPDVDRATIDRRARERPLRIAFVGTVAPRKGLTTLVEGLAGSGTEAELTVVGRPADETYVEAVRRRVRRHDLGGRVRMAGELSDEALSAALRSSHVLAVPSRYEGFGIVYLEGMSFGLPAIASSAGGAAETVTDGETGVLVDPGDAEAVAAAIARFAGDPDRLAAMGQAARRRYERHPDWTETTARVRRLLRATVSGGAAV; from the coding sequence ATGAACGTCGGGTTGACGCTGTACGGCGGCCTCGAGCGTCGGTCGGGCGGCTTCCGGTACGACCGAAAACTCGTCGAGGGGCTCCGGCGGGCCGGCGACACCGTCGACGTCGTCGAACTCCCCTGGCGGCGCTACGGTCGCGGCCTGCTCGACAACGCCTCCCGGCGACTCCGCGATCGGCTCCGGGTCGACGTCGACGTCATGTTGCAGGACGAACTCGCCCATCCCTCCTTGGTCCGGACGAACCGACACCTCCCCTACCCCGTCGTCAGCGTCGTCCACCACCTCCGCGCGAGCGAATCCCGCCGGCTCTCGCCGCTGTATCGCGCGATCGAGCGCCGCTATCTCGGGACCGTCGACGGGGTAGTCTGCAACAGCTCGGCCACGGAAACCGTCGTCGCCGGCCTCGGCGTCGACACCGACGCCACCGTCGTCGCGCCGCCGGCCGGCGATCGGTTCGACCCCGACGTCGACAGGGCAACGATCGACCGCCGCGCACGCGAGCGTCCCCTCCGGATCGCCTTCGTCGGTACCGTCGCGCCCCGGAAGGGGCTGACGACGCTCGTCGAGGGGTTGGCCGGCTCCGGCACCGAGGCGGAACTGACCGTCGTCGGCCGGCCGGCCGACGAGACGTACGTCGAGGCGGTCCGACGCCGCGTCCGGAGACACGACCTCGGCGGACGTGTCCGGATGGCCGGCGAGCTGTCCGACGAGGCGCTTTCGGCTGCCCTCCGGTCGAGCCACGTCCTCGCGGTCCCCTCCCGATACGAGGGGTTCGGCATCGTCTACCTCGAGGGGATGAGCTTCGGTCTCCCCGCGATCGCGTCCAGTGCCGGCGGGGCGGCCGAGACGGTCACCGACGGCGAAACGGGGGTTCTCGTCGATCCGGGCGACGCCGAGGCGGTCGCAGCGGCGATAGCGCGTTTTGCGGGCGACCCCGATCGCCTGGCTGCGATGGGACAGGCCGCCAGGCGGCGCTACGAGCGCCACCCCGACTGGACGGAGACGACGGCTCGCGTCCGCCGGTTGCTCCGTGCGACCGTCTCCGGGGGGGCAGCAGTGTGA
- a CDS encoding twin-arginine translocase subunit TatC has protein sequence MSSAVDDDVARTVSEGRAHLGALLRTAQKHLQKVFIVFLIGFLGIFTVLRLYIWDILKQDLNAHPDIVVVAITPFEVILLQAKIGLVSGLIIMLPALAYFGRDSLKNRGRWPESFPRWKGAGFGLASAGLFVGGVAYAYHLFFPIMFGFLADNAVGAGFEPTYSISMWAQFVFLLSLSFGLAAQLPLLMSTLSYTGIVPYETFRDKWKYAVIAIFVFGALFSPPDPFTQIMWAVPLVVLYGASLYLSKIVVTTKRSHDSIDVRQTAGERWNVLVGLFVLGAGSVYAFYTYGVGAALNDLLAAAGSGYRILPPGAGYGIAETTYLAVVGSVYGLVFSVLGFAYFVYDGLEEPEPDVRRLDPEEIDVADLDLEGVRSAPGAVFAAMDEDEAVGLAGAAMEADDPDRAQAILDRFDEAEAAAEEASEGEGTAGDGSVPPQGEPGQSQHTQGTVGAETAKSLRRRQQVRGDSTVQEAAGAGTAARGDESDPAGAEAGADGRSLAERSAGALDVFSDDDVDEDDIGGYAYDIKFILDSVTSKSFRLVGVFAAVMAATFFVLYQGGIGVLHERFVGGMPSQFAAEQVSIVTLHPVEALIFMIKVSVIFGAASTLPLLLYYAWPALKDRGLARGDRRVLLVWGGSLLTAMVLGSLFGFLYLAPTAISWLASDVLDAGMVIAYRISNYGWMIFFFTVGIGILVMVPVTMLLFHRGGIVPYGVFRTRWREFAIAVLAAGAFLSPRGIFTMFLLGVPIIAAYGLGLGSLWLYTLGGRRVPEAAEPAD, from the coding sequence GTGTCCAGCGCCGTAGACGACGATGTCGCCCGGACGGTCTCGGAGGGCCGCGCACATCTCGGCGCGCTGCTTCGAACCGCACAGAAGCACCTCCAGAAGGTGTTCATCGTCTTCTTGATCGGATTTCTCGGGATATTCACCGTCCTGCGCCTCTACATCTGGGATATCCTTAAACAGGACCTGAACGCCCACCCCGACATCGTCGTCGTCGCCATCACGCCCTTCGAGGTCATCCTCCTGCAGGCGAAGATTGGGTTGGTGTCGGGGCTCATCATCATGCTGCCGGCGCTCGCGTACTTCGGCCGCGACTCGCTGAAGAACCGCGGGCGGTGGCCGGAGAGCTTCCCCCGCTGGAAGGGGGCCGGATTCGGCCTCGCCAGCGCGGGGCTGTTCGTCGGCGGCGTCGCCTACGCGTATCACCTCTTTTTTCCGATCATGTTCGGGTTCCTCGCCGACAACGCCGTCGGCGCGGGCTTCGAGCCCACGTACTCCATCTCTATGTGGGCGCAGTTCGTCTTTTTGCTCTCGCTGTCGTTCGGGCTGGCGGCGCAACTGCCGTTGCTCATGAGCACGCTCTCGTACACCGGGATCGTCCCCTACGAGACGTTCCGCGACAAGTGGAAGTACGCCGTCATCGCCATCTTCGTGTTCGGTGCGCTGTTCTCGCCGCCGGATCCGTTCACGCAGATCATGTGGGCAGTGCCGCTCGTCGTGCTGTACGGCGCGTCGCTGTACCTGTCCAAGATCGTCGTCACGACCAAACGCTCCCACGACTCGATCGACGTCCGTCAGACGGCCGGCGAGCGCTGGAACGTCCTCGTCGGGCTGTTCGTTCTCGGCGCCGGCTCGGTCTACGCCTTCTACACCTACGGAGTGGGCGCGGCCCTCAACGATCTGCTCGCTGCCGCCGGGTCGGGGTATCGGATTCTCCCGCCCGGCGCTGGCTACGGGATCGCCGAAACGACCTACCTCGCCGTGGTCGGATCGGTATACGGGCTCGTCTTCAGCGTTCTCGGGTTCGCGTACTTCGTCTACGACGGCCTCGAGGAGCCTGAACCGGACGTGCGGCGGCTCGATCCCGAGGAAATCGACGTGGCCGACCTCGACCTCGAAGGCGTCCGGTCGGCTCCCGGCGCGGTCTTTGCGGCGATGGACGAAGACGAAGCAGTCGGCCTCGCCGGGGCCGCGATGGAGGCGGACGATCCGGATCGCGCCCAGGCGATCCTCGATCGGTTCGACGAGGCCGAGGCGGCCGCCGAGGAGGCATCCGAGGGCGAGGGGACGGCCGGAGACGGCTCCGTTCCACCGCAAGGAGAGCCCGGCCAGAGCCAGCACACGCAGGGGACTGTCGGGGCCGAAACCGCCAAGAGTCTTCGACGGCGCCAGCAAGTCCGTGGCGATTCCACTGTTCAGGAGGCTGCCGGGGCCGGAACCGCCGCGAGGGGAGACGAGAGCGATCCCGCCGGAGCCGAGGCCGGCGCGGACGGCCGGAGCCTCGCGGAGCGGAGCGCTGGCGCGCTCGACGTTTTCAGCGACGACGACGTCGACGAGGACGACATCGGCGGGTACGCCTACGACATCAAGTTCATCCTCGACAGCGTCACCTCGAAGTCGTTCCGGCTCGTCGGCGTGTTCGCGGCCGTCATGGCCGCCACGTTCTTCGTGCTGTATCAGGGCGGGATCGGCGTCCTCCACGAGCGCTTCGTTGGCGGGATGCCCTCGCAGTTCGCCGCCGAACAGGTCTCGATCGTCACGTTACACCCCGTCGAGGCACTCATTTTTATGATAAAGGTCTCGGTGATCTTCGGGGCCGCCTCGACGCTACCCCTGCTTTTGTACTACGCGTGGCCGGCGCTGAAGGACCGTGGCCTCGCCCGGGGAGACCGGCGCGTCCTGCTCGTGTGGGGTGGAAGCCTGCTGACGGCGATGGTGCTCGGCAGCCTGTTCGGATTCCTCTATCTCGCGCCGACGGCTATCTCGTGGCTCGCCTCGGACGTGTTGGACGCCGGGATGGTGATCGCCTACCGGATCAGCAACTACGGATGGATGATCTTCTTTTTCACCGTCGGCATCGGCATCCTCGTGATGGTGCCGGTCACGATGCTTCTGTTCCACCGGGGGGGGATCGTTCCCTACGGCGTCTTCCGAACGCGGTGGCGGGAGTTCGCCATCGCCGTGCTGGCGGCCGGGGCGTTCCTCTCGCCGCGGGGGATCTTCACGATGTTCCTGCTCGGGGTGCCGATCATCGCCGCCTACGGCCTCGGTCTCGGTTCGCTGTGGCTCTACACTCTCGGCGGCAGACGGGTCCCGGAGGCCGCCGAACCGGCCGACTGA
- a CDS encoding alkaline phosphatase family protein: MGRLGTAYLRCIQAIGRRLPYGTNVFDREWDVLVVLDACRADALRDVAPDVAFLGDVGTVRSVGSSSSEWLENTFGGREETARTVMVTGNTWTDRYLDSESFAALDEVWKYAWDDESGTVPAAAITDRAVAAARERDADRLVVHYMQPHHPFVPDPLAGDGGMARTGDRSSDANPWVSLRRGDVSRERVWDAYCANLRYALGEVETLVENVDGRIVVTADHGNLFGEWGLYGHPMHTPISALLAVPWAETTGTDRGTHTPALDPPEPLPVSRVYGAETDRERLAALGYL; the protein is encoded by the coding sequence ATGGGTCGCCTCGGCACCGCCTACCTGCGGTGTATTCAGGCGATCGGGCGGCGACTCCCCTACGGCACGAACGTCTTCGACCGCGAGTGGGACGTCCTCGTCGTCCTCGACGCCTGCCGCGCCGACGCCCTCCGCGACGTTGCGCCCGACGTGGCGTTTTTGGGCGACGTCGGAACGGTCCGGTCGGTCGGTAGTTCCTCCTCGGAGTGGCTCGAGAACACCTTCGGCGGGCGCGAAGAGACCGCGAGAACGGTAATGGTGACGGGCAACACCTGGACGGACCGGTATCTCGATTCGGAGTCGTTCGCCGCCCTCGACGAGGTCTGGAAGTACGCCTGGGACGACGAGTCGGGCACGGTCCCGGCGGCGGCGATCACCGACCGGGCGGTTGCGGCGGCCCGCGAGCGCGACGCCGATCGGTTGGTCGTCCACTACATGCAGCCACACCACCCGTTCGTCCCCGACCCCCTCGCGGGCGACGGCGGCATGGCCCGGACGGGCGACCGAAGCAGCGACGCGAACCCGTGGGTGTCGCTCCGACGCGGCGACGTGTCCCGAGAGCGCGTGTGGGACGCCTACTGCGCGAACCTCCGGTACGCCCTCGGAGAGGTCGAGACGCTCGTGGAGAACGTCGACGGCCGGATCGTGGTCACCGCCGACCACGGCAACCTCTTCGGGGAGTGGGGGCTCTACGGTCACCCGATGCACACCCCGATTTCGGCCCTGCTTGCGGTCCCGTGGGCGGAGACGACGGGGACCGACCGGGGGACCCACACGCCGGCGCTCGACCCGCCCGAACCGCTCCCGGTGAGTCGCGTGTACGGGGCCGAAACCGATCGAGAGCGCCTCGCCGCGCTCGGGTATCTGTGA
- a CDS encoding DUF7475 family protein — protein MATAGSRQLEPSTDTLHGLHWVGIIAALVSAAIHLLLGVRMLPSGMGISFVLAGLGFFGAIALVLFDYRRRTVYAVGVPFTLVQIVLWYYVNFAAGPKSFPADVGTLGIVDKAAQALLVVVLVALLR, from the coding sequence ATGGCAACGGCCGGCTCCCGGCAGTTGGAACCCAGCACCGACACCCTCCACGGTCTCCACTGGGTGGGCATCATCGCCGCGCTCGTCTCCGCCGCGATCCACCTCCTGTTGGGGGTCCGGATGCTCCCCTCGGGGATGGGGATCAGCTTCGTTCTCGCCGGCCTCGGCTTTTTCGGTGCGATCGCACTCGTCCTGTTCGATTACCGCCGCCGGACGGTGTACGCCGTCGGCGTCCCCTTCACGCTCGTACAGATCGTACTGTGGTACTACGTCAACTTCGCGGCCGGCCCGAAATCGTTCCCGGCGGACGTGGGTACGCTGGGGATCGTCGACAAGGCCGCACAGGCCCTCCTCGTTGTGGTGCTCGTCGCCCTGCTTCGGTAG